One window of Channa argus isolate prfri chromosome 4, Channa argus male v1.0, whole genome shotgun sequence genomic DNA carries:
- the cox8b gene encoding cytochrome c oxidase subunit 8B produces the protein MPLPTVYRLFRSTLRTQLVPVANLTSKPAKHNITLGEHAIAMTALFVAIMGPSGWILSHLEDYKKKKQ, from the exons ATGCCTCTGCCCACCGTCTACCGCTTGTTTAGAAGCACCCTGAGGACACAGCTGGTCCCTGTGGCTAATCTGACGTCCAAACCTGCCAAACACAATATCACGTTAGGG GAACACGCAATAGCCATGACAGCCCTGTTTGTGGCCATTATGGGTCCTTCTGGCTGGATTCTGTCTCACCTGGAGGActacaagaagaagaagcagtag
- the tmem170a gene encoding transmembrane protein 170A produces MQNRYSEVGFVQQILGLNLVPRKNGTYRGNDTSLSDFSEMWYGVFLWAAVSSLVFHLPVALLSLATLHQHKMARFMPIAIVLMGIVGPVCGGVLTSAAIAGVYKAAGKRMISLEALVFGVGQSFCVLIISFLRVLATL; encoded by the exons ATGCAGAATAGGTATAGCGAGGTAGGCTTTGTCCAGCAGATACTCGGTTTGAATTTAGTGCCGAGAAAAAATGGAACATACAGAGGTAACGACACATCTCTCAGCGACTTTTCAG AGATGTGGTATGGAGTGTTTCTTTGGGCAGCAGTCTCCTCACTGGTGTTCCACCTGCCTGTTGCTCTGCTCTCCCTTGCCACTCTGCACCAGCACAAGATGGCCCGGTTCATGCCCATTGCTATTGTCCTCATGGGCATTGTGGGACCAGTTTGTGGTGGGGTCCTCACCA gTGCAGCGATAGCAGGTGTGTACAAGGCGGCAGGGAAGAGGATGATCTCTTTGGAGGCTCTTGTTTTTGGTGTTGGACAGTCTTTTTGTGTCCTCATCATCTCCTTCCTCAGGGTACTTGCCACCCTTTAG